Proteins encoded within one genomic window of Ailuropoda melanoleuca isolate Jingjing chromosome 16, ASM200744v2, whole genome shotgun sequence:
- the CAT gene encoding catalase has product MADSRDPASDQMKLWKEQRTAQKPDVLTTGAGNPVGDKLNVMTVGPRGPLLVQDVVFTDEMAHFDRERIPERVVHAKGAGAFGYFEVTHDITRYSKAKVFEHIGKRTPIAVRFSTVAGESGSADTVRDPRGFAVKFYTEDGNWDLVGNNTPIFFIRDAILFPSFIHSQKRNPQTHLKDPDMVWDFWSLRPESLHQVSFLFSDRGIPDGHRHMNGYGSHTFKLINAKGEAVYCKFHYKTDQGIKNLSVKDAARLCQEDPDYGLRDLFNAIATSNYPSWTLYIQVMTFNQAETFPFNPFDVTKIWPHQDYPLIPVGKLVLNRNPVNYFAEVEQMAFDPSNMPPGIEPSPDKMLQGRLFAYPDTHRHRLGPNYLQIPVNCPFRARVANYQRDGPMCMLDNQGGAPNYYPNSFSAPEQQPCAVEHSTRCSPDVQRFNSANEDNVTQVRVFYTKVLNEEERKRLCENIAGHLKDAQLFIQKKAVKNFSDVHPDYGARIQALLDKYNAEKPKNAIHTFMQHGSHLAAREKANL; this is encoded by the exons AAACCTGATGTCCTGACCACCGGGGCTGGTAATCCAGTAGGAGACAAGCTTAATGTTATGACAGTGGGGCCCCGGGGGCCCCTGCTTGTTCAGGATGTGGTTTTCACTGATGAAATGGCTCACTTTGACCGGGAAAGAATCCCTGAGAGAGTCGTGCACGCCAAAGGAGCAG GGGCTTTTGGCTACTTCGAGGTCACGCATGACATTACCAGATACTCCAAAGCAAAGGTGTTTGAGCATATTGGAAAGAGGACTCCCATTGCGGTTCGATTCTCCACGGTCG CCGGAGAGTCAGGCTCAGCTGACACAGTTCGTGACCCTCGTGGGTTTGCAGTGAAATTTTACACAGAGGATGGTAATTGGGATCTTGTTGGAAATAACACCCCCATTTTCTTCATCAGGGATGCCATATTG TTTCCGTCCTTTATCCATAGTCAAAAGAGAAACCCGCAAACACACCTGAAGGACCCGGACATGGTCTGGGACTTCTGGAGCTTGCGCCCTGAATCTCTGCATCAG gTTTCCTTCTTGTTCAGTGATCGAGGGATTCCAGATGGACACAGGCACATGAATGGATATGGATCGCATACTTTTAAGCTGATCAATGCGAAGGGAGAGGCAGTTTATTGCAAATTCCATTATAAG acTGACCAGGGCATCAAAAATCTTTCTGTCAAAGACGCAGCAAGACTTTGTCAGGAAGACCCTGACTACGGTCTGCGGGATCTTTTCAATGCCATTGCCACAAGCAACTACCCCTCCTGGACACTTTACATCCAGGTCATGACTTTTAATCAGGCAGAAACCTTTCCATTCAATCCATTTGATGTTACCAAG atttggcCTCACCAGGACTACCCTCTTATCCCAGTTGGTAAACTGGTCTTAAACCGGAATCCAGTTAATTACTTCGCTGAGGTTGAACAGATGGCATTTGACCCAAGCAACATGCCCCCTGGTATTGAGCCCAGCCCTGACAAAATGCTTCAG GGCCGCCTGTTTGCCTATCCTGACACTCACCGCCACCGCCTGGGACCCAACTATCTTCAGATACCTGTGAACTGTCCTTTTCGTGCTCGAGTGGCCAACTACCAGCGTGACGGCCCCATGTGTATGCTGGACAATCAGG GTGGTGCTCCAAATTACTACCCCAATAGCTTCAGTGCTCCCGAACAACAGCCTTGTGCCGTGGAACACAGCACCCGGTGCTCTCCGGATGTGCAGCGCTTCAACAGTGCCAACGAAGATAATGTCACTCAG GTGCGGGTGTTCTATACAAAGGTGCTgaatgaagaggagagaaaacgCCTGTGCGAGAACATCGCTGGCCATCTGAAGGACGCACAACTTTTCATCCAGAAGAAAGCG GTCAAGAACTTCAGTGATGTCCATCCTGACTATGGGGCCCGCATCCAGGCTCTTCTGGACAAATACAATGCTGAGAAACCCAAG AACGCAATTCACACCTTTATGCAGCATGGGTCTCACTTGGCTGCAAGGGAGAAAGCCAACCTGTGA